In Bordetella holmesii ATCC 51541, the following proteins share a genomic window:
- a CDS encoding uracil-DNA glycosylase, 4 family protein gives MARPAPLARPEAQPLRPVVTSRPQAEEAADVSAAGNAGIDVARRVASQDLQQLEREVFACTACGLCQGRKHAVFGEGARPARWLVVGEAPGEQEDRRGLPFVGRSGQLLDAMLASVGMSRERDVFIANVIKCRPPGNRNPKPEEIAACSPYLMRQIDLIEPDRILVLGRFAAQTLLGTDATIGNLRGRRHTLKTEQGRDIPVVVSYHPAYLLRSPSEKARAWQDLQLALRDD, from the coding sequence GTGGCCAGGCCCGCGCCCTTAGCCCGTCCCGAGGCGCAGCCGCTGCGACCGGTCGTGACCTCCCGGCCGCAGGCCGAGGAGGCCGCCGACGTATCCGCGGCTGGCAACGCCGGTATCGACGTTGCGCGGCGCGTGGCCAGTCAGGATTTGCAGCAACTGGAGCGGGAAGTGTTCGCCTGCACCGCTTGCGGACTATGCCAGGGGCGCAAACATGCGGTCTTTGGCGAGGGCGCAAGGCCGGCCCGCTGGCTTGTGGTGGGCGAGGCGCCAGGAGAGCAGGAGGACAGGCGTGGCCTGCCTTTCGTGGGGCGTTCGGGGCAGTTGCTCGACGCGATGCTGGCGTCGGTGGGTATGAGCCGCGAGCGCGATGTATTCATCGCCAATGTGATCAAGTGCCGCCCGCCGGGCAACCGAAATCCAAAACCGGAAGAAATTGCAGCTTGCAGTCCTTACCTAATGCGTCAGATCGACCTGATCGAGCCGGACCGCATTCTGGTGCTGGGGCGATTTGCCGCCCAGACCCTGCTGGGCACGGACGCGACCATCGGTAATCTGCGGGGCCGCCGGCATACGCTGAAAACCGAACAGGGCCGGGACATCCCCGTGGTGGTGAGCTATCACCCGGCATATTTGCTGCGCAGCCCGTCCGAGAAGGCCCGGGCCTGGCAGGATCTGCAACTGGCGCTGCGCGACGACTGA
- a CDS encoding major Facilitator Superfamily protein translates to MKRGFYLVMAAQAFSSMADNALFIAAIALILELHGPDWMAPLMKWSFALAYVVLAAFVGAFADSFPKGRVMFVTNALKVAGCLLMFSYASLGVPAAYQTYLVCAAYGLVGIGAAAYSPAKYGIVTEMLPPAMLVKGNSWIEGLTVLSIIIGTVLGGTLISPAVSGLLLHHPGLGKLVRTPAEAAILVIAVVYLLAALCNLLIPNTHVRYPTQQKNPIKLMCTFAGYVRVLWHDKLGQISLAVTTLFWGAGATLQLIVIEWGRSHLGYRLDQASILMGVAALGTVMGSVAAGRIPLRRALCVLPVGAAMGLVVLLMPLVYSPWSVYLLLLVTGALAGFFVVPMNALLQHRGHVLLSAGHSIAVQNFNEQLNILLMVAVYTLMLWLNMSINTVIVIFGLIVTILMLVFMRWSKRNLTRHPELYEQIGQEGHGKALDSLH, encoded by the coding sequence TTGAAACGCGGGTTTTATCTGGTCATGGCCGCCCAGGCCTTCTCTTCAATGGCGGACAATGCATTGTTCATTGCCGCCATCGCCCTGATATTGGAGCTTCACGGCCCCGACTGGATGGCACCCCTGATGAAATGGTCGTTCGCCCTGGCCTATGTGGTGCTGGCGGCTTTCGTCGGCGCATTCGCAGATTCCTTCCCCAAGGGGCGGGTCATGTTCGTGACCAACGCGCTCAAGGTCGCTGGCTGCTTGCTGATGTTTTCCTACGCCAGCCTAGGCGTGCCCGCCGCCTACCAGACCTATCTGGTTTGCGCGGCGTATGGCCTGGTAGGTATTGGCGCGGCGGCCTATTCGCCGGCCAAGTACGGCATCGTCACGGAAATGCTGCCGCCGGCCATGCTCGTCAAGGGCAACAGCTGGATAGAAGGCCTGACCGTGCTGTCGATCATCATCGGCACGGTTTTGGGCGGCACTCTGATATCGCCCGCCGTCTCCGGGCTGCTGCTGCATCATCCCGGCCTGGGGAAACTGGTGCGCACTCCGGCCGAGGCTGCCATTCTGGTGATTGCCGTGGTCTATCTGCTGGCTGCGCTGTGCAACCTGCTGATCCCCAACACGCATGTGCGCTACCCGACGCAACAGAAAAACCCCATCAAGCTCATGTGCACGTTCGCTGGCTATGTACGGGTTTTGTGGCATGACAAGCTGGGCCAGATTTCCCTGGCCGTGACCACGCTTTTCTGGGGCGCGGGCGCCACTCTGCAACTCATTGTCATCGAATGGGGACGTAGCCACCTTGGCTATCGCCTGGACCAGGCTTCCATCTTGATGGGCGTGGCAGCGCTTGGCACGGTCATGGGCTCGGTTGCCGCGGGCCGCATCCCCTTGCGCCGGGCGCTATGCGTCCTGCCGGTGGGCGCGGCCATGGGCCTGGTCGTTCTGCTCATGCCCCTGGTGTACTCGCCCTGGAGCGTTTACCTGCTGTTGCTGGTCACCGGGGCACTAGCAGGCTTTTTCGTCGTGCCCATGAACGCCCTGCTGCAGCATCGCGGCCATGTGCTGCTTTCCGCGGGTCACTCCATCGCGGTGCAGAACTTCAATGAGCAGCTCAATATCCTGCTCATGGTCGCCGTCTACACCCTGATGTTGTGGCTGAACATGTCGATCAATACGGTCATCGTGATCTTCGGGCTGATCGTGACCATCTTGATGCTGGTCTTCATGCGCTGGAGCAAACGCAATCTGACACGCCATCCCGAGCTGTATGAGCAGATTGGCCAGGAAGGCCACGGCAAAGCCCTGGATTCCCTGCACTGA
- the smc gene encoding chromosome segregation protein SMC, whose amino-acid sequence MRLTQLKLAGFKSFVDPTVIPVPSQLVGVVGPNGCGKSNIIDAVRWVLGEAKASELRGESMQDVIFNGSGNRKPAARASVEMVFDNSEGRAAGQWSTYSEIAVRRVLTRDGTSSYYVNNQQVRRRDIHDIFLGTGLGARGYAIIGQGMINRLIEARPEELRVFLEEAAGVSRYKERRRETENRLSDTRENLTRLEDILRELGSQLEKLEAQAEVARQYRDLQADGEKKQFALWFLKESGAREERDRKGQEMAQAQNHLEAAIAQLRAGEAALESRRQAHYAASDAVHQAQGLLYEANAQVSHLEAEIRHVVDSRNRLQARRDQLQAQIEEWNSQQEHCTEQIAAAEDDLTTAAARTEEARAAAEDAQDGLPAIEARVREAAAGRDEMRVALARVEQNLALAAQTQRDADRQIQALEQRRERLQQELRELHTPDVARLEQLAGDRYAGEEQLQAAQAELTALEGRVPEADTARSQAQSAAQQQAQALARLDARLAALVKLQEDVQKQGALEPWLAKHELASLGRLWQKLHVETGWEAALEAALRERMAALEVRNLDWTRAFADDAPPARLAFYQTPAASAAPVAAAGLTPLASLLRITDPDLRALLTEWLRGVYVAPDFAQALGARATLPAGAAFVVKAGHLVDAHGVRFYAPDSEQAGMLARQQEIENLQREIKAQQLIADQSRSAVARAELAWQQVSQALGPARQRVGELTRRLHDVQLEHSRLQQQAEQSGERARRLREDLQELAAQEEDLRATREEAEARFETLDTELAEHQGRFSDAEIDGESIAASAEAARARLRELERGAQEAEFAERGIQVRITDLQRNRQLALDQSQRAGSELAQLEVELSELDASATQAGLQDALEQRVEREEALSLARQELDNLSALLRGADEDRLQQERLLEPLRARITELQLQEQAARLAEEQFTEQLNAREVDRQTLAQELASMPEEWRRASWLQSEVGKISRQIEALGSVNLAALDELSTSRERKTFLDSQQQDLLTAIETLEDAIRKIDRETRELLQETFNTVNGHFGELFPKLFGGGEAKLTMTGDEILDAGVQVMAQPPGKRNSTIHLLSGGEKALTATALVFALFKLNPAPFCLLDEVDAPLDDANTERYANLVSNMSEQTQFLFISHNKIAMQMAKQLVGVTMQEQGVSRIVAVDIDSAVQMAAEAA is encoded by the coding sequence GTGCGCCTTACCCAACTCAAACTCGCCGGTTTCAAATCTTTTGTCGATCCCACGGTGATCCCCGTGCCCAGCCAACTGGTTGGCGTGGTGGGTCCGAACGGCTGCGGCAAGTCCAATATCATCGACGCGGTGCGTTGGGTGCTGGGCGAGGCCAAAGCCTCCGAGCTGCGTGGCGAATCCATGCAGGACGTCATTTTCAACGGCTCCGGCAACCGTAAACCGGCCGCGCGCGCCTCGGTTGAAATGGTGTTCGACAATAGCGAGGGCCGGGCTGCCGGCCAATGGAGCACCTATTCAGAGATCGCCGTGCGGCGCGTGCTGACTCGCGATGGCACCAGTAGCTACTACGTCAATAATCAGCAGGTCCGCCGCCGCGACATCCATGACATCTTCCTGGGCACGGGCCTGGGCGCGCGCGGGTACGCCATCATCGGTCAAGGCATGATCAATCGCCTGATCGAGGCGCGCCCTGAAGAACTGCGGGTGTTCCTCGAAGAGGCGGCCGGCGTGTCGCGCTACAAAGAGCGTCGGCGCGAAACGGAAAACCGCCTCTCGGACACGCGCGAAAACCTGACCCGGCTCGAAGACATTCTGCGCGAGCTGGGCAGCCAGTTAGAGAAGCTCGAGGCGCAGGCCGAGGTTGCGCGTCAGTATCGCGACCTGCAGGCCGATGGTGAGAAAAAACAATTTGCGCTCTGGTTCTTGAAAGAGAGCGGAGCGCGCGAAGAGCGCGACCGCAAAGGCCAGGAAATGGCGCAGGCGCAGAACCACCTGGAGGCTGCCATCGCCCAGCTGCGAGCCGGTGAAGCTGCGCTGGAGTCGCGCCGCCAGGCCCACTACGCCGCCAGCGATGCCGTGCACCAGGCCCAGGGCCTGCTCTATGAGGCTAATGCCCAGGTCAGCCACCTCGAGGCCGAGATCCGCCATGTCGTGGACTCTCGGAATCGTCTTCAGGCCCGGCGCGATCAGTTGCAAGCCCAGATCGAAGAATGGAACAGCCAGCAGGAGCACTGCACCGAGCAGATCGCGGCGGCCGAGGACGACCTGACCACGGCTGCGGCACGCACCGAGGAGGCGCGCGCGGCGGCCGAGGACGCCCAGGACGGGTTGCCGGCGATTGAGGCGCGTGTGCGCGAGGCTGCGGCCGGGCGCGATGAAATGCGCGTTGCGCTGGCGCGGGTCGAGCAGAACCTTGCTCTGGCGGCCCAGACGCAGCGCGACGCCGATCGCCAGATCCAGGCGCTGGAGCAGCGTCGCGAGCGTCTGCAGCAGGAACTGCGCGAACTGCATACCCCCGACGTGGCGCGCTTGGAGCAGCTCGCTGGTGATCGTTATGCCGGTGAGGAACAATTGCAGGCCGCTCAGGCTGAGCTCACGGCCCTCGAAGGCCGCGTACCCGAGGCAGACACTGCGCGCAGCCAGGCCCAAAGCGCCGCTCAGCAGCAAGCCCAAGCCCTGGCGCGTCTGGATGCCCGCCTGGCTGCTCTGGTGAAGTTGCAAGAAGACGTGCAAAAGCAGGGGGCGTTGGAGCCCTGGCTGGCCAAGCATGAGCTCGCCAGTCTTGGCCGCCTGTGGCAGAAACTTCATGTGGAAACCGGATGGGAGGCTGCGCTGGAAGCGGCCTTGCGTGAGCGCATGGCCGCTCTCGAGGTGCGCAACCTGGACTGGACTCGGGCTTTCGCCGACGATGCCCCGCCTGCCCGGTTGGCGTTCTATCAGACGCCGGCAGCGTCTGCGGCTCCGGTTGCCGCCGCAGGGCTCACGCCTCTGGCCAGTCTGCTGCGCATCACCGACCCGGATCTGCGCGCGTTGCTCACGGAATGGCTGCGTGGCGTGTATGTCGCCCCGGATTTCGCTCAGGCCCTGGGCGCTCGGGCGACACTGCCAGCCGGCGCGGCCTTTGTGGTCAAAGCCGGCCACCTGGTCGATGCCCACGGCGTGCGCTTTTATGCTCCGGACTCCGAGCAGGCTGGTATGCTGGCCCGCCAACAGGAAATCGAAAATCTGCAGCGCGAGATCAAAGCGCAGCAGTTGATCGCCGACCAGTCGCGCAGCGCCGTAGCGCGCGCGGAACTGGCCTGGCAGCAGGTGTCCCAGGCCTTGGGGCCTGCTCGCCAGCGGGTCGGCGAATTGACGCGCCGCCTGCATGACGTACAGCTTGAGCACTCACGTCTGCAACAGCAGGCCGAGCAATCCGGCGAGCGCGCCCGGCGGCTTCGTGAAGATCTCCAGGAGCTGGCTGCCCAGGAAGAAGACCTGCGTGCCACGCGCGAGGAGGCCGAGGCGCGCTTCGAGACGCTCGACACGGAGTTGGCCGAACATCAGGGACGCTTTTCCGATGCCGAAATCGATGGAGAAAGCATCGCGGCGTCAGCCGAAGCCGCCCGGGCCCGACTGCGCGAGCTCGAGCGGGGGGCTCAGGAAGCCGAGTTTGCCGAGCGCGGTATCCAGGTTCGTATTACGGATCTGCAGCGTAACCGGCAATTGGCCCTGGATCAGAGCCAGCGCGCCGGTAGTGAGCTTGCACAGTTGGAGGTCGAACTCTCCGAGTTGGATGCGTCGGCGACCCAGGCAGGTCTGCAGGACGCGCTCGAGCAGCGCGTCGAGCGTGAAGAGGCCCTGTCGCTGGCGCGCCAGGAGTTGGACAATCTGTCGGCCCTATTGCGCGGCGCCGACGAGGATCGCTTGCAGCAGGAGCGGTTGCTGGAGCCTTTGCGGGCCCGGATTACCGAGTTGCAACTGCAGGAGCAGGCCGCCAGACTGGCCGAAGAACAGTTCACCGAGCAGCTCAATGCACGCGAAGTGGACCGCCAGACCCTGGCACAGGAACTCGCTTCCATGCCGGAAGAGTGGCGGCGCGCCAGTTGGCTGCAGTCGGAAGTTGGCAAGATTTCACGCCAGATCGAAGCTCTGGGATCCGTCAATCTGGCGGCCTTGGATGAGTTGAGCACGTCGCGAGAGCGCAAGACCTTCCTGGATTCTCAGCAGCAGGATCTGTTGACGGCCATCGAGACCCTCGAGGACGCCATTCGCAAGATAGACCGTGAAACCCGTGAGCTGTTGCAGGAAACCTTCAATACGGTCAACGGCCATTTCGGCGAGCTCTTTCCCAAGCTCTTTGGCGGCGGCGAGGCCAAGCTCACCATGACGGGCGATGAAATTCTTGATGCCGGGGTGCAGGTCATGGCGCAACCGCCTGGCAAGCGCAACAGCACCATTCATCTGTTGTCCGGCGGCGAGAAAGCCCTGACCGCAACAGCACTGGTGTTCGCTTTGTTCAAGCTCAACCCGGCGCCGTTCTGCCTGCTCGATGAGGTGGACGCGCCCTTGGATGATGCCAACACTGAGCGATATGCCAACCTCGTGAGCAATATGAGTGAGCAGACTCAGTTCCTATTCATCTCTCACAATAAGATAGCCATGCAGATGGCCAAGCAATTGGTCGGCGTTACCATGCAGGAACAAGGGGTTTCGCGTATCGTTGCCGTAGATATCGATTCGGCCGTGCAGATGGCCGCCGAAGCCGCTTAA
- a CDS encoding putative membrane protein, translated as MSDLQIGLIVLGVLLILLVLGFNWWQDRRVRRRMQEHFPASEQDPLLGGEEPARSVAPASEPARQRREPGIGQAAPVDAAPAGAIAAAAPVTAEGDDGEEPDPAVEVVIEIHFAEPARGTDLLPYMQSLRQVGKKQLRVFASTDRGRHRSRIAPEESYSTLQLAVLLANRSGPLTAIEWSHAWARAQDLADRFEGSIEGPDQQAVLEQAARLDDVCAALDTQVGLTLMLGAAQPAAEVLAVARGLGFAPDGARLAWLNDAGAVRFTLARGDGAAFDAGMGGIERLYLLLDVPCSPSDPHAFGRMVEVGRDLAGRLRAELVDDQGRVLADGADAVIDERLRALFEQLEQAGLPAGSERAQRVFA; from the coding sequence ATGAGTGATTTGCAGATTGGGCTGATCGTCCTCGGCGTACTGCTGATACTGCTGGTATTGGGATTCAACTGGTGGCAGGATCGTCGTGTGCGCCGACGCATGCAGGAGCATTTTCCCGCCAGTGAGCAAGATCCTCTGCTCGGAGGGGAGGAACCCGCGCGCTCGGTGGCGCCTGCCTCAGAGCCTGCCCGGCAGCGCCGCGAACCCGGCATCGGCCAGGCCGCGCCGGTCGACGCTGCACCGGCCGGCGCGATCGCGGCAGCAGCACCCGTGACGGCTGAGGGCGACGATGGCGAGGAGCCCGATCCCGCCGTGGAAGTCGTCATCGAGATCCATTTCGCCGAGCCGGCTCGCGGAACCGATCTGCTGCCGTATATGCAATCCTTGCGTCAGGTTGGCAAGAAGCAGTTGCGTGTCTTCGCCAGCACGGACCGTGGGCGGCATCGCAGCCGGATCGCACCCGAGGAGTCTTACAGCACGCTGCAACTGGCGGTATTGCTGGCCAACCGCAGCGGTCCTCTGACGGCCATCGAGTGGTCGCACGCCTGGGCGCGCGCCCAGGATCTGGCTGACCGTTTCGAAGGCAGCATCGAGGGCCCCGACCAGCAGGCGGTGCTCGAGCAGGCAGCACGGCTGGATGATGTCTGCGCCGCTCTGGATACACAGGTTGGCCTGACGCTGATGCTGGGTGCTGCCCAGCCTGCGGCTGAAGTGCTGGCAGTCGCGCGCGGCCTGGGCTTTGCGCCTGACGGCGCGCGCCTGGCGTGGCTCAATGACGCGGGCGCGGTGCGATTTACGCTGGCGCGCGGCGACGGTGCAGCCTTCGATGCGGGTATGGGCGGCATCGAGCGGCTCTATCTGTTGCTGGATGTGCCTTGCAGCCCGTCTGATCCGCACGCCTTCGGCCGCATGGTCGAGGTGGGGCGTGATCTGGCCGGCCGTCTGCGCGCCGAGCTGGTCGATGACCAGGGCCGCGTGTTGGCCGACGGCGCCGATGCCGTCATCGATGAGCGCCTGCGGGCCTTGTTTGAACAGCTCGAGCAGGCCGGCCTGCCGGCCGGCAGCGAGCGCGCCCAACGAGTGTTTGCCTGA
- the ligA gene encoding DNA ligase, NAD-dependent gives MVANAAERAARLRAEIAQHNVRYYVYDEPAISDAEYDALMRELTALETAHPELITPDSPTQRVGAAPLAEFGSVQHAMPMLSLGNGFEDEDVHAFDKRVCDTLRGAGLLGQAEPAGYFCELKLDGLAISLRYENGELVQAATRGDGQTGEDVTANIRTINAIPLKLKGQVPAVLEVRGEVLMNRAEFEKLNQKQAARGEKVFVNPRNAAAGSLRQLDPRVTAQRPLRFFAYSWGEVQGLPTGVSDAFDETAPGTGVASTLPRDTHGGMLEWLADLGLPVNVRFNHKAQGADGLLAFYRRIGSERAGLPYDIDGVVYKVDALPAQRVLGFVARAPRWALAHKFPAEEASTDLLGIEVQVGRTGAITPVARLKPVFVGGVTVTNATLHNEDEIRRKDVRVGDVVVVRRAGDVIPEVVGPVLEKRSAELPLFVMPTHCPICGSAVERLEDETIARCTGGLFCPAQRKQTLVHAAGRKALDIEGLGDKLVEQLVDNGRLKTLADVFTLDAFELAALDRMGKKSAENLVAAIDQARRPSLGRLLFALGIRHVGETTARDVARHFGNISRIMDADEEALLAVPDVGPVVAGSIHRFFREPHNREVVHQLEQRGVQPQAEAQAQGGSLTGKTFVLTGTMPTWSRDEAARHILAAGGKVSGSVSKKTAYVVAGEDAGSKLVKAQELGLTILGEDGLKALLGQ, from the coding sequence ATGGTTGCGAATGCCGCTGAGCGTGCCGCCCGTTTGCGGGCGGAGATCGCGCAGCATAATGTCCGTTATTACGTCTACGACGAACCCGCGATTTCCGATGCCGAGTATGACGCGCTGATGCGCGAGCTGACGGCGCTGGAAACCGCGCATCCCGAGCTGATTACGCCGGACTCTCCCACGCAACGCGTGGGGGCCGCGCCGCTGGCCGAATTCGGCAGCGTGCAGCACGCCATGCCCATGCTGTCGCTGGGCAATGGCTTCGAGGATGAAGACGTACACGCCTTCGACAAGCGGGTGTGCGACACCTTGCGCGGCGCCGGCTTGCTGGGGCAGGCCGAGCCAGCCGGGTATTTCTGTGAGCTCAAGCTCGACGGCCTGGCCATCAGCCTGCGCTACGAGAACGGTGAGCTGGTTCAGGCCGCCACGCGCGGCGATGGCCAGACCGGCGAGGACGTCACTGCCAATATCCGTACGATCAACGCCATCCCGCTCAAGCTCAAGGGTCAGGTGCCCGCCGTGCTGGAAGTGCGCGGCGAGGTGCTGATGAATCGGGCGGAATTCGAGAAACTGAATCAGAAGCAGGCTGCGCGCGGCGAGAAGGTCTTCGTCAATCCGCGCAACGCCGCCGCTGGTAGTCTGCGCCAGCTCGATCCGCGCGTGACCGCGCAACGACCGCTGCGGTTTTTTGCCTATAGCTGGGGCGAGGTGCAGGGCTTGCCCACCGGGGTGAGCGATGCTTTCGATGAAACCGCGCCCGGGACGGGGGTGGCGTCGACGTTGCCGCGTGACACCCACGGCGGCATGTTGGAGTGGCTGGCCGATCTTGGCCTGCCAGTCAACGTGCGTTTCAACCATAAGGCCCAGGGCGCCGACGGCCTGCTGGCGTTTTACCGCCGCATTGGTTCCGAGCGGGCAGGGTTGCCTTACGACATCGATGGCGTGGTCTATAAAGTTGATGCGCTGCCCGCGCAACGCGTGCTCGGATTCGTGGCCCGCGCGCCGCGCTGGGCGCTGGCGCACAAGTTTCCCGCCGAGGAGGCGTCGACCGACCTGCTCGGCATCGAAGTGCAGGTGGGCCGCACCGGCGCCATCACCCCGGTGGCCAGGCTTAAACCGGTCTTCGTGGGTGGCGTCACGGTCACCAACGCGACCCTGCACAATGAAGACGAGATCCGCCGCAAGGATGTGCGCGTGGGCGATGTGGTCGTGGTGCGCCGCGCAGGCGATGTGATTCCCGAGGTCGTCGGGCCGGTGCTGGAAAAGCGCAGCGCAGAGTTGCCGCTGTTTGTCATGCCCACGCATTGCCCGATCTGCGGGTCGGCCGTCGAACGTCTCGAAGACGAGACCATCGCGCGCTGCACGGGCGGGCTGTTCTGCCCGGCGCAGCGCAAACAGACGCTGGTGCATGCCGCGGGCCGCAAGGCGCTGGATATCGAAGGGCTGGGCGACAAGCTGGTCGAGCAACTGGTGGATAACGGCCGGCTCAAGACCCTGGCTGACGTGTTCACGCTGGATGCCTTCGAACTGGCGGCCTTGGACCGCATGGGCAAGAAATCCGCCGAGAATCTCGTGGCCGCGATAGACCAGGCGCGGCGTCCTTCGCTAGGCCGGCTGCTCTTTGCGCTGGGCATCCGCCATGTCGGTGAAACGACGGCTCGGGATGTGGCGCGGCACTTTGGCAACATCTCCCGCATCATGGATGCCGACGAGGAAGCCTTGCTGGCAGTGCCGGATGTCGGGCCTGTGGTCGCGGGCTCCATCCATCGTTTCTTTCGCGAACCTCACAATCGCGAAGTGGTGCACCAGCTGGAGCAACGGGGGGTGCAGCCTCAGGCGGAGGCGCAGGCGCAAGGCGGCAGCCTGACGGGCAAGACCTTTGTGCTGACGGGGACCATGCCGACCTGGAGCCGCGACGAGGCCGCGCGCCATATCCTGGCCGCAGGCGGCAAGGTCAGCGGTTCGGTGTCCAAGAAGACCGCTTATGTCGTGGCGGGTGAAGACGCCGGCAGCAAGCTCGTCAAGGCGCAGGAACTCGGCCTGACCATTCTTGGCGAGGATGGCCTGAAGGCTCTGCTCGGGCAATAG
- a CDS encoding ABC transporter family protein, with protein sequence MIGLYDIDKHFGDNPVLRQVSLQVAAGSVTALIGPSGSGKSTLLRCVNLLEISERGRLQVGTETLDFQGRPPIRDAVLRVRRQTGMVFQNFQLFAHQTVIGNVMESLVTVLKWPREQAREHAMALLKKVGMAHKAQAWPATLSGGQQQRVAIARALAPSPRVLLCDEPTSALDPALAAEVVDVLKRLADEGMTMIMATHDLRLAANIADQVIFLQAGQVVESGPPRAVFTQARDARTREFVITLTEGLPPEWGQPQ encoded by the coding sequence ATGATAGGCCTCTACGATATCGACAAGCATTTCGGGGACAACCCCGTCTTGCGGCAAGTCAGCCTGCAGGTGGCCGCGGGCAGTGTCACCGCTCTGATCGGGCCCTCGGGCAGCGGCAAGAGTACCTTGCTGCGTTGCGTGAATCTGCTGGAAATTTCCGAGCGCGGCCGCCTGCAGGTCGGCACGGAAACGCTGGATTTCCAGGGGCGCCCCCCGATCCGGGACGCCGTGCTGCGCGTGCGCCGCCAGACCGGCATGGTGTTCCAGAACTTCCAGCTCTTTGCCCACCAGACGGTCATCGGCAATGTCATGGAAAGCCTGGTCACGGTGCTCAAATGGCCCCGCGAACAGGCCCGGGAACACGCCATGGCGCTACTGAAAAAAGTCGGTATGGCGCACAAGGCCCAGGCCTGGCCGGCCACGCTCTCTGGCGGGCAGCAGCAACGGGTCGCCATTGCCCGGGCACTGGCGCCCTCACCGCGCGTATTGCTGTGCGATGAGCCGACCTCGGCGCTCGATCCTGCATTGGCCGCCGAAGTCGTCGATGTACTCAAGCGCCTGGCCGACGAAGGCATGACCATGATCATGGCGACCCACGACCTGCGCCTGGCCGCCAACATCGCGGATCAAGTGATCTTTCTGCAGGCCGGACAGGTGGTCGAATCGGGGCCGCCACGAGCCGTATTCACTCAGGCCCGCGATGCCCGCACCCGCGAGTTCGTCATCACGCTGACCGAAGGCCTGCCCCCCGAGTGGGGGCAGCCGCAATAA
- a CDS encoding amino ABC transporter, permease, 3-TM region, His/Glu/Gln/Arg/opine family domain protein: MPAWLSLMLDAFWPLLIAGLQFTVPLTLISFAAGLLLAFAVAMLRLFGPRPIVLLMRFYVWLIRGTPLLVQLFILFYGLPSIGIVLDPLPAALIGFTLNVGAYNSEVIRGAIEAVPKGQWEAAYSLSMTRAQVLSRTVLPQAARVAVPPLSNAFIALVKDTSLAAVLTVPEIFQAAQRIAAVTYEPMILYTEAALIYLLFSSVLSALQTRLEKHFGQHAVFAEQQR; the protein is encoded by the coding sequence GTGCCTGCCTGGCTCTCCTTGATGCTCGACGCGTTCTGGCCGCTGCTCATCGCCGGCCTGCAGTTCACCGTGCCGCTGACGCTGATCTCGTTTGCGGCCGGCCTGCTGCTGGCTTTCGCGGTAGCCATGCTGCGCCTGTTCGGCCCACGTCCCATCGTGCTGCTGATGCGTTTCTACGTGTGGTTGATCCGTGGCACGCCGCTGCTGGTGCAGCTGTTCATCCTGTTTTACGGTCTGCCCAGCATCGGAATCGTGCTGGATCCGCTGCCCGCCGCCCTGATCGGCTTCACGCTGAATGTGGGCGCCTATAACTCCGAAGTAATACGCGGCGCCATCGAGGCCGTGCCCAAGGGGCAGTGGGAGGCCGCCTATTCGCTGAGCATGACGCGAGCCCAGGTCCTGAGCCGCACGGTATTGCCCCAGGCGGCTCGCGTGGCGGTGCCGCCGCTGTCCAATGCCTTCATCGCGCTGGTCAAAGACACCTCACTGGCGGCGGTGTTGACCGTCCCGGAGATCTTCCAGGCAGCCCAACGCATCGCGGCCGTGACCTATGAACCCATGATTCTCTATACGGAAGCCGCCCTGATTTATCTGCTCTTCAGCTCCGTGCTGTCAGCCTTGCAGACGCGGCTGGAGAAGCACTTTGGCCAGCATGCCGTGTTCGCGGAGCAGCAGCGATGA